Proteins encoded together in one Panthera uncia isolate 11264 chromosome A2, Puncia_PCG_1.0, whole genome shotgun sequence window:
- the LOC125930990 gene encoding LOW QUALITY PROTEIN: NADH dehydrogenase [ubiquinone] 1 subunit C2-like (The sequence of the model RefSeq protein was modified relative to this genomic sequence to represent the inferred CDS: substituted 2 bases at 2 genomic stop codons), translated as MMSRRPGKVPLXFLPHEAXSLPQPKLTDLWLVHFCFLGDCFGLIDNAIWQRLVVLADYKYAVKDHGMFTYVKSHPEDFPEKDKKTYGEFLEEFHQCIEVFKMHTLVSLMPVVSEFCGTCFHDI; from the exons ATGATGAGCAGGCGGCCAGGGAAAGTGCCCTTATAGTTTCTGCCGCATGAGGCCTAGAGTCTTCCCCAGCCCAAGCTGACCGACCTGTGGCTTGTCCACTTCTGCTTCTTGGGTGACTGCTTTGGCCTGATTGATAATGCGATCTGGCAGAGGCTGGTGGTGTTGGCCG ACTACAAATATGCTGTGAAGGACCATGGTATGTTTACATATGTAAAATCACATCCTGAGGATTTTCctgaaaaagataagaaaacttaTGGTGAATTTCTTGAAGAATTCCATCAGTGCATTGAAGTCTTTAAAATGCATACTTTGGTTTCACTGATGCCAGTGGTTTCTGAATTTTGTGGAACATGTTTCCATGATATTTGA